The following are from one region of the Juglans regia cultivar Chandler chromosome 10, Walnut 2.0, whole genome shotgun sequence genome:
- the LOC109019965 gene encoding myb-related protein 308-like — translation MGRSPCCQKEHTNKGAWTKEEDELLINYIKVHGEGCWRSLPKAAGLPRCGKSCRLRWINYLRPDLKRGNFTDEEDELIIHLHNLLGNKWSLIAARLPGRTDNEIKNYWNTHIKRKLCSRGIDPQTHRPVNPATTTNVINDKTSTNNSNNNNNSKSSDLFEVQNYMASFIQVPEFKNPMNGTINNANVKVRTQSAEESNSSSGVTTEEVFPELNLELSIGLPYQPQIPSPNINEPKQQQKQQQQVSIQCQWFGNVSESVGRLCCHLGFQNSTQACSCEAMGRTLTADNLYRH, via the exons ATGGGCAGATCTCCTTGTTGTCAGAAAGAACACACCAACAAAGGAGCATGGACCAAAGAGGAAGATGAACTCCTCATTAACTACATCAAAGTTCATGGGGAAGGCTGTTGGAGATCTCTTCCAAAAGCTGCAG GTTTGCCTAGATGTGGCAAGAGTTGCAGACTGAGGTGGATAAACTACCTCAGGCCTGATCTTAAGAGAGGAAACTTCACTGATGAGGAAGATGAACTCATCATCCACCTTCACAACTTACTTGGAAACAA ATGGTCTCTTATTGCTGCGCGCCTACCAGGAAGAACTGATAATGAGATCAAGAATTATTGGAACACACACATCAAAAGAAAGCTTTGCAGCCGTGGAATCGATCCTCAAACTCATCGTCCAGTCAACCCAGCCACCACCACAAACGTTATCAATGACAAAACAAGTACAAACaatagcaacaacaacaacaacagtaAGAGCTCTGATCTCTTTGAAGTGCAGAATTATATGGCTTCATTCATCCAAGTGCCTGAATTCAAGAATCCAATGAATGGCACTATTAATAATGCCAACGTGAAAGTCCGAACTCAATCTGCTGAAGAATCGAATAGTAGCAGTGGAGTGACCACGGAGGAAGTGTTTCCAGAACTCAACCTTGAACTCTCCATAGGGCTGCCCTATCAGCCTCAAATTCCGTCTCCCAACATAAACGAGCCGAAGCagcaacaaaaacaacaacaacaggtTTCGATCCAGTGCCAGTGGTTTGGGAATGTTAGTGAAAGTGTAGGACGTCTGTGCtgccatttagggtttcagaatAGTACTCAAGCATGTAGTTGCGAAGCCATGGGAAGAACATTAACAGCTGACAATCTCTATAGACACTAG